Proteins from a single region of Haloarcula laminariae:
- a CDS encoding winged helix-turn-helix domain-containing protein — protein sequence MTDEWDEVSYVISSRYRVATLGRLQTGPATPSLIATDTDLSIAHVSRALQELQEEGLVTLLVSEDRRKGRVYGITDQGQTVIGTIEAEGMV from the coding sequence ATGACCGACGAATGGGATGAGGTGAGTTACGTCATTAGCTCTCGGTATCGAGTCGCCACACTCGGGCGGTTGCAGACCGGCCCGGCGACACCATCGCTCATCGCAACTGACACTGACCTGAGTATCGCACACGTCTCACGAGCACTTCAAGAACTTCAGGAAGAGGGGCTCGTCACGCTGTTGGTTTCGGAGGACCGTCGCAAAGGTCGTGTCTACGGTATCACCGATCAAGGCCAGACCGTCATTGGGACGATCGAAGCCGAAGGCATGGTGTAG
- a CDS encoding MarR family transcriptional regulator, whose product MTNEEYTPAENEEEILDVLKEGRNSSQPWGRANPLFLREQTGLNKQQVNYALRQLIAAGWVTKVTEGLYEFVDDPRNDNV is encoded by the coding sequence ATGACTAATGAGGAATATACTCCCGCTGAAAACGAGGAGGAAATTCTGGATGTCTTGAAAGAAGGGCGAAACTCATCGCAACCCTGGGGGCGAGCGAACCCATTATTCCTGCGGGAACAAACGGGACTAAACAAACAGCAGGTCAATTATGCACTAAGGCAACTCATCGCTGCTGGATGGGTAACCAAGGTTACGGAGGGGCTGTATGAATTCGTTGATGATCCTCGAAATGATAACGTCTGA
- a CDS encoding ArsR family transcriptional regulator, with amino-acid sequence MSETNTGAANAGPFAEQQRLFKLLSQDTRHLIIQELLGHPAHLMSLAELEYMTGKSQAAIKDQLETLIDAGLLARYTHEPSEEKRDLPSQFYGFTERGVEVLHDYKYLRGLPVARALYENTRKTEKIERHESAPRPELPEAVGAALEFDEPDLDAVDVGTN; translated from the coding sequence ATGAGTGAAACCAACACTGGTGCGGCCAATGCGGGGCCGTTCGCGGAGCAACAGCGGCTGTTCAAGCTGCTATCCCAGGATACGCGCCATCTCATCATCCAAGAGCTTCTGGGTCACCCAGCTCATCTTATGTCGCTTGCCGAACTCGAGTACATGACCGGGAAGAGTCAGGCGGCAATCAAAGACCAGCTGGAGACGCTGATTGACGCCGGGCTCCTCGCACGCTACACGCACGAACCGAGCGAAGAGAAACGAGATCTCCCCTCTCAGTTCTACGGGTTCACTGAGCGGGGCGTTGAGGTTCTTCACGACTACAAGTATCTCCGTGGCCTCCCAGTCGCTCGTGCTCTCTATGAAAACACGCGCAAGACCGAAAAAATCGAGCGCCACGAATCGGCCCCGCGACCGGAGCTTCCCGAAGCTGTTGGGGCGGCACTTGAGTTCGACGAGCCCGATCTCGACGCCGTCGATGTCGGCACAAACTGA
- a CDS encoding DUF7342 family protein — MSESSRDGVQSWTESMSARDRIRAVAETLREPRSVNWISEQADAAWSTTNEELQALVEQGQLRRVEAGETTRYQPDYTRLLFEEIRTLIAENAREELRNELAAITEEIEEWQATYDVETWEELEQSLADGDLASDELRERRDVIAFWRENEEDRGLIKHALELYSDVEAAREQMTDVADHATS; from the coding sequence ATGTCCGAATCCTCGCGAGATGGGGTCCAGTCGTGGACCGAGTCGATGAGCGCCCGCGACCGTATTCGAGCGGTCGCCGAGACGCTCCGCGAACCGCGATCGGTCAACTGGATCAGCGAACAGGCCGACGCTGCTTGGAGCACGACCAACGAGGAACTCCAGGCGCTCGTCGAGCAAGGTCAGCTGCGCCGCGTTGAGGCCGGCGAGACCACACGCTATCAGCCGGACTACACGCGACTGCTCTTCGAAGAAATTCGGACGCTCATTGCGGAGAACGCGCGCGAGGAGCTTCGCAACGAATTGGCTGCGATCACCGAGGAGATTGAGGAGTGGCAGGCGACCTACGATGTCGAGACGTGGGAGGAGCTTGAACAGTCGCTTGCCGACGGCGACCTCGCAAGTGATGAACTCCGGGAACGCCGCGACGTTATCGCGTTCTGGCGCGAGAACGAGGAGGATCGTGGCCTCATCAAGCACGCACTGGAACTCTACTCCGACGTCGAAGCCGCTCGCGAACAGATGACCGACGTGGCCGACCACGCCACGAGCTAA
- a CDS encoding TATA-box-binding protein — protein sequence MSTLADTIHIENVVASSDIGQELALDQLATDLDGAEYNPEDFPGIVYRLQEPKSATLIFRSGKVVCTGAKSVDDVHEALSIVFDDLRELGIDVASNPPIEVQNIVSSANLKQSLNLNAIAIGLGLEQIEYEPEQFPGLVYRLDDPDVVVLLFGSGKLVITGANEPEDAQHALGHVEDRLTELGLLE from the coding sequence ATGAGCACTCTGGCGGACACGATTCATATCGAGAACGTCGTTGCATCCAGCGATATCGGCCAAGAACTCGCCCTCGACCAGCTCGCAACGGATCTCGATGGCGCGGAGTACAATCCAGAGGACTTTCCTGGGATTGTCTACCGCCTTCAGGAGCCGAAGTCAGCCACACTGATTTTCCGATCGGGGAAAGTCGTCTGCACCGGCGCGAAAAGCGTCGACGATGTTCACGAAGCTCTCAGCATCGTCTTCGATGACCTCCGTGAGTTAGGGATCGACGTTGCGAGTAACCCGCCGATCGAGGTGCAGAATATCGTCTCCAGTGCCAACCTCAAGCAGTCCTTGAATTTGAACGCAATCGCAATCGGGCTGGGCTTAGAGCAAATCGAGTACGAACCCGAACAGTTCCCCGGCCTCGTCTATCGTCTCGACGATCCCGACGTCGTCGTTCTCCTCTTCGGCAGTGGGAAACTCGTGATTACCGGCGCAAATGAACCCGAGGACGCCCAGCACGCGCTGGGACACGTCGAAGACCGCCTCACTGAACTCGGCCTGCTTGAGTGA
- a CDS encoding ParB/RepB/Spo0J family partition protein, giving the protein MIERRDLPVDSLVLDAVQSRDEAWTGDEDDRKLADSIAADGVLQDIIVRPLEAVELADEQGSDTDEATYAIVAGSRRYHAAMEAGYETVPCKVVNADDLDAAWTSLVENTDRKELSEQEIANQLKLIYELVRPREEPESCPACGVDMAGESELLAHCAATACTLPGSPSDGPPVRSSSDGTQVRRFCTDQQALKYVSQRFLGRDDDSAVSIVEGHLRTAELPPVLQSLFKVPEDRTEQERMALENYGVDVQTTLGSGEGKSGTSREIVALYEAVDEEAETAAIDPTDAVLETVGSLRFDEMSEQELRRTLRDFRHSVTAQLEDDVSPDDQREAFRETLQNCAAALRETYEEVEPTRPFKKVDVLGPDTQQHSRWHARVMQQRDVNGHGELVRELYQERLETLAETEGWE; this is encoded by the coding sequence ATGATCGAGCGACGGGACCTACCTGTCGACTCGCTGGTCCTCGATGCGGTCCAGTCTCGCGACGAAGCGTGGACCGGCGACGAGGACGACCGCAAGCTCGCTGATTCCATCGCCGCAGATGGTGTCCTGCAGGATATCATCGTTCGGCCGTTGGAGGCAGTTGAGCTTGCTGACGAGCAGGGTAGTGATACTGACGAGGCGACGTATGCGATCGTTGCCGGGTCGCGACGGTATCACGCAGCGATGGAAGCCGGCTACGAGACGGTGCCGTGCAAAGTCGTCAATGCCGACGATCTGGATGCAGCGTGGACGTCGCTTGTCGAAAACACCGACCGGAAAGAGCTGTCCGAACAGGAAATCGCCAATCAGCTCAAACTGATCTACGAGTTGGTCCGGCCCCGAGAGGAACCCGAGTCGTGTCCGGCCTGTGGCGTCGACATGGCTGGGGAGTCGGAGCTGTTGGCCCACTGTGCGGCGACCGCATGTACGCTCCCCGGGAGTCCAAGTGATGGGCCGCCTGTGCGGAGCTCATCGGATGGAACACAGGTGCGGCGGTTCTGCACCGACCAGCAAGCCCTGAAGTACGTTTCTCAACGGTTCCTCGGCCGGGACGATGATAGTGCCGTGTCGATCGTTGAAGGCCACCTCCGGACCGCAGAGCTACCGCCAGTTTTGCAGTCGCTGTTCAAAGTGCCTGAGGACCGCACGGAACAAGAGCGGATGGCGCTGGAGAACTACGGTGTCGATGTCCAGACGACTCTCGGCAGTGGGGAAGGCAAGTCAGGCACCTCCAGAGAAATCGTCGCCCTGTACGAGGCCGTCGACGAAGAAGCCGAGACGGCAGCTATTGACCCGACCGACGCAGTCCTCGAGACCGTCGGCTCACTCCGGTTCGATGAGATGTCCGAGCAAGAGCTGCGGCGGACGCTTCGTGATTTCCGGCACAGCGTTACCGCTCAGTTAGAGGACGATGTGTCGCCGGACGATCAGCGCGAAGCGTTCAGGGAGACACTGCAGAACTGTGCTGCGGCGCTCAGAGAGACGTACGAGGAAGTCGAACCGACGCGGCCGTTCAAAAAAGTCGATGTGCTGGGGCCGGATACCCAGCAACACAGTCGATGGCACGCTCGCGTGATGCAACAACGAGACGTGAACGGACATGGGGAATTAGTCCGGGAGCTATATCAAGAGCGGCTGGAAACACTGGCGGAGACTGAGGGGTGGGAGTAG
- a CDS encoding DUF7344 domain-containing protein, giving the protein MTSTIHNPGSVSNVLGILGNERRVLLLNYLFLFGYEQDIEARHLATVIGSVENGIPPREVTTEDYESVYNGLIQNHLPKLAKYDIIDYDDRAKVVTVTPRIEEYAILIAVAQSIFSNN; this is encoded by the coding sequence ATGACGTCCACTATCCATAACCCGGGTAGCGTGTCGAATGTTCTTGGAATCCTTGGAAATGAACGGCGAGTTCTTCTATTAAATTACTTATTCCTGTTTGGTTACGAACAGGATATCGAAGCCCGACACTTAGCGACGGTAATTGGAAGCGTCGAGAATGGAATCCCGCCGCGAGAAGTCACAACTGAAGACTATGAATCAGTATATAATGGACTAATTCAGAACCACCTGCCAAAGCTGGCCAAATACGATATTATTGATTATGATGACCGCGCGAAAGTCGTAACAGTCACTCCTCGTATTGAGGAGTATGCAATCTTGATTGCGGTTGCTCAAAGCATCTTCTCAAATAATTAA
- a CDS encoding DUF1289 domain-containing protein, with amino-acid sequence MVDSPCVNACAVADGMCVGCGRTLNEITSWQSMSEASRTEVLEEIQGGEREYPKSG; translated from the coding sequence ATGGTCGACAGTCCCTGTGTGAACGCGTGTGCGGTCGCCGACGGCATGTGTGTCGGTTGTGGGCGGACGCTGAACGAGATTACCTCGTGGCAATCGATGAGCGAGGCCAGTCGAACCGAGGTGCTCGAAGAAATTCAAGGCGGCGAGCGCGAGTATCCGAAATCAGGGTAA
- a CDS encoding ParB/RepB/Spo0J family partition protein → MASDADRESIPEAKLPSEYDALVGVDSLVHGTHNPRRVTPSEELRESIAEVGMSKPLIVRPDGTEDVYHITDGWQRYQAATECGWEQLPVRIYKTALDALAATETASIVREWSTYEWAQYCQSVAAELEAASTQELAEMVADRTVKSPRTVRRYFDVLSLPEDIHPLLVDGPAGTSQQWTALKHHNSEVRRYDGLSWTVAGYLARRQASLSQDRVTGIAAMAVEFDHSDDAMEFVDRAVEAVETPLETVRKEILFGQQHPRYLEIPRVAVALDRDEKQAVMEYCYQHRRSLTDVVTETIRSLATDVSEES, encoded by the coding sequence ATGGCGTCGGACGCTGACCGTGAGTCGATTCCCGAAGCGAAGCTCCCGTCGGAGTACGACGCCCTCGTGGGTGTTGATTCGCTGGTTCATGGAACACACAACCCTCGGCGGGTGACGCCTTCTGAGGAGCTTCGAGAGTCGATAGCTGAGGTGGGGATGAGTAAACCCCTGATTGTGCGGCCAGATGGGACAGAGGACGTCTATCACATCACGGATGGCTGGCAGCGATACCAGGCCGCCACGGAGTGCGGCTGGGAACAGCTGCCGGTCCGGATCTATAAGACCGCATTAGATGCGTTGGCGGCGACGGAGACGGCAAGTATCGTCCGGGAGTGGTCGACCTATGAGTGGGCCCAGTACTGCCAATCCGTTGCGGCTGAACTAGAGGCAGCATCAACCCAGGAACTGGCCGAGATGGTGGCTGATCGGACGGTGAAGTCACCGCGAACGGTGCGGCGGTATTTCGACGTGTTATCGCTGCCAGAGGACATTCACCCGCTGCTGGTTGATGGGCCGGCCGGCACGAGTCAACAGTGGACGGCACTCAAGCACCACAATAGCGAGGTCCGGCGCTACGATGGGTTGAGCTGGACCGTGGCTGGGTATCTGGCACGGCGACAGGCCTCACTCAGTCAGGACCGAGTGACCGGGATTGCTGCGATGGCGGTGGAGTTCGACCACAGTGACGATGCTATGGAGTTTGTCGACCGGGCTGTCGAAGCAGTGGAGACACCGTTAGAGACGGTGCGAAAGGAAATCCTGTTTGGCCAGCAGCATCCGCGCTATTTGGAAATCCCACGGGTTGCTGTAGCACTTGATCGGGACGAGAAGCAGGCTGTGATGGAGTACTGCTATCAGCACCGACGCTCATTGACTGATGTCGTGACCGAGACAATACGGTCGTTAGCGACGGACGTGTCTGAGGAGTCATAG
- a CDS encoding ParA family protein: MSSKIAVSNQKGGVGKTTTAINVAGALANRGQDVLLVDLDPQGHATEGLGLADVYESSEPHLGSALATIDEVPAISDIVYSQDEFDVVPANVDMFTLETDLTGAMRSRERLQLLFDNLDYGYDFIIVDCPPSLGHLTDNALLACQNVLIPALAEGTSIRALEILYDQIESIEQGYDTQINELGIVANRVEHDGEATEMMDWFDDTFGGQLPVWEVRKRVALKRAWNNGVSIFAHEEDSDMEAEFAEIATHLEEIA, translated from the coding sequence ATGTCGTCTAAGATAGCAGTGAGCAATCAAAAGGGCGGTGTAGGAAAAACAACGACTGCGATAAACGTCGCTGGTGCCCTTGCAAATCGAGGTCAAGATGTCCTGCTTGTCGATTTAGATCCGCAGGGACATGCAACAGAAGGACTCGGACTAGCAGACGTATACGAGTCCTCAGAACCACACCTCGGTAGTGCTCTCGCAACAATAGATGAAGTTCCAGCCATATCCGACATCGTGTACTCTCAAGATGAATTCGATGTTGTCCCAGCAAATGTGGATATGTTTACTCTCGAAACAGATCTAACCGGAGCCATGCGGTCTCGGGAACGGCTTCAACTACTCTTTGATAATCTCGATTACGGCTATGACTTCATTATCGTGGACTGTCCACCATCGCTGGGCCATCTTACTGATAACGCTCTCTTAGCCTGCCAAAATGTGCTGATTCCTGCTCTCGCAGAAGGAACTTCCATTCGTGCTTTGGAGATTCTGTATGACCAAATCGAATCGATCGAGCAAGGATACGATACCCAGATCAACGAACTGGGGATTGTCGCAAATCGCGTAGAACACGATGGAGAAGCCACGGAGATGATGGACTGGTTCGACGACACATTTGGTGGCCAACTCCCCGTTTGGGAGGTTCGAAAGCGTGTTGCTCTCAAACGAGCATGGAACAACGGTGTCTCCATCTTTGCACACGAAGAGGACTCCGACATGGAAGCAGAATTCGCTGAGATTGCTACGCATCTGGAGGAGATAGCATGA
- a CDS encoding IS4 family transposase: MRRLTTLFPSEFLEEHAEELGVVERDGKLQIPVLVWALVFGFAAGESRTLAGFRRSYNSTADETISPGGFYQRLTPTLAEYLRDLVERGLDEVAVPDAVDADIDRFRDVMIADGTVLRLHEFLSDEFQARHEEQAGAKLHLLHNATEQTIERLDVTDEKTHDSTLFNTGSWLHGRLVLFDLAYFKYRRFALIDENDGYFVSRLKDNANPVITEELREWRGRAIPLEGEQIQDVVDDLSRQYIDVEVEAQFKRGQYEGTRSLDTKRFRVVGVRDSDADDYHLYITNLPREEFLPADLGTLYRCRWEVETLFRELKTQYELDEFDTSNRDVVEILLYAALLSLLVSRELLDLVTEQTDDEIVFPPERWAATFRSHAQLILHKLGEYLGYSPPPLLERLIEDAQKIHQQRPVLQETLATATQPRCES; encoded by the coding sequence ATGCGTCGGCTCACTACTCTCTTTCCCTCTGAGTTCCTCGAAGAGCACGCCGAGGAACTCGGCGTGGTCGAGCGAGACGGCAAACTTCAGATTCCAGTCCTCGTGTGGGCGCTCGTGTTCGGCTTCGCCGCAGGCGAAAGCCGAACACTCGCCGGGTTCAGACGCAGCTACAACTCCACAGCCGATGAGACGATCTCTCCCGGTGGCTTCTATCAGCGGTTGACGCCGACGCTGGCGGAGTATCTCCGCGACCTCGTCGAGCGCGGCCTCGACGAGGTCGCTGTTCCCGACGCTGTTGACGCTGATATCGACCGATTCAGGGACGTGATGATCGCTGATGGAACGGTGTTGCGGTTGCACGAGTTCCTCTCTGATGAGTTCCAAGCCCGTCACGAGGAGCAGGCTGGAGCGAAGCTCCACCTGCTCCACAACGCCACCGAGCAGACGATCGAACGACTCGACGTGACCGACGAGAAAACACACGACAGCACGCTGTTCAACACGGGGTCGTGGCTGCACGGCCGACTGGTTTTGTTCGATCTGGCGTACTTCAAGTACCGCCGGTTCGCGTTGATCGACGAGAACGACGGCTACTTTGTGAGCCGGCTGAAGGACAACGCGAATCCGGTGATAACAGAGGAGTTACGGGAATGGCGCGGGCGCGCCATTCCCTTGGAAGGCGAGCAGATCCAGGATGTCGTCGATGACCTCTCACGACAGTACATTGACGTGGAGGTCGAAGCCCAGTTCAAGCGAGGCCAGTACGAGGGAACGCGTTCGTTGGATACGAAGCGGTTCCGCGTCGTCGGCGTCCGCGATTCGGACGCCGACGACTACCATCTGTACATCACGAATTTGCCGAGAGAAGAGTTTCTCCCGGCGGATCTAGGGACGCTGTATCGGTGTCGCTGGGAAGTAGAGACGTTGTTCCGTGAGCTAAAAACACAGTACGAACTGGACGAGTTCGACACAAGCAACCGTGATGTCGTGGAGATTTTGCTGTACGCGGCGTTGTTGTCACTGCTGGTGAGTCGTGAGTTGTTGGATCTGGTGACCGAGCAGACTGACGATGAGATCGTGTTTCCGCCGGAGCGCTGGGCGGCGACCTTCCGGTCGCACGCCCAGCTCATCCTCCACAAACTCGGTGAGTATCTCGGTTACTCGCCACCGCCGTTGCTGGAGCGGCTGATCGAAGATGCGCAGAAGATTCACCAGCAACGACCAGTCTTACAGGAGACGCTCGCTACCGCTACGCAACCGAGGTGTGAGTCTTAG
- a CDS encoding PadR family transcriptional regulator, translating into MHDLTGFQRDILYVIAGLEQPHGLAVKDELEDYYEQEINHGRLYPNLDDLVDKGLVEKGQLDKRTNSYTLTGRGRREITARRDWETQYVDFSE; encoded by the coding sequence ATGCACGATTTAACTGGATTCCAGCGGGACATCTTGTATGTAATTGCTGGGCTTGAGCAACCGCATGGGCTCGCAGTCAAGGACGAACTCGAGGACTACTACGAACAAGAAATCAATCACGGCCGACTCTATCCGAATCTCGACGACCTCGTCGACAAAGGCCTCGTAGAGAAAGGACAGCTCGACAAGCGCACAAACTCCTATACGCTCACCGGGCGTGGCCGCCGCGAGATTACTGCTCGTCGCGACTGGGAAACCCAGTACGTCGACTTCAGCGAGTAA
- a CDS encoding DUF6338 family protein produces the protein MPSISTITIIGLAILVAPGFIAVLIASNIGVIEREPSRFKLLVASLISSLLIDAAFLGVYQILYEPVNSLSEVETMFFTPWFRLDLVAIYLSIAVALGGLYSLELIFDMRSKIQHRLWSGREYRRHRRQPWEGAMDNAAVVRVKTSSDARVIGGVKEYSRAEKPHELWLDDVYWVDEDSDEVFSDGVTDSVVLMEEDIERVAILATDGETDRD, from the coding sequence ATGCCTTCGATATCGACGATAACCATCATCGGATTAGCGATACTCGTCGCTCCGGGGTTCATTGCTGTTCTAATTGCATCGAATATCGGTGTTATTGAGCGGGAGCCTTCTCGATTCAAACTTCTCGTTGCAAGCCTGATCTCCAGCTTACTTATTGACGCAGCCTTTTTAGGAGTATACCAGATCCTCTACGAACCGGTGAACAGTCTCTCCGAAGTTGAGACGATGTTCTTCACTCCATGGTTCAGGCTTGACCTAGTTGCGATCTACTTGTCCATCGCTGTTGCGTTGGGAGGTCTCTATTCATTAGAATTGATTTTTGACATGCGTAGCAAGATTCAGCACAGGCTGTGGAGTGGTCGGGAGTACCGTAGGCATCGACGTCAGCCCTGGGAGGGAGCGATGGACAACGCTGCGGTTGTACGTGTGAAGACGTCGAGTGATGCACGGGTTATTGGCGGTGTCAAAGAGTACAGCCGGGCTGAGAAGCCGCATGAGCTATGGTTGGATGATGTCTACTGGGTCGATGAGGATTCTGACGAAGTGTTTTCTGACGGAGTTACTGACTCAGTCGTTTTGATGGAAGAAGATATTGAGCGTGTGGCGATTTTAGCTACGGATGGGGAAACTGATAGGGATTAG
- a CDS encoding BREX system ATP-binding domain-containing protein — MSDAFTITDEQQDYSQYDLDANPFPYSPVPTEDPGIYCGQQHVSDKISSTVSSMLSTGKSKHLVVTGKYGNGKSHTLKYTRSLLRDRDDVIVGYVAQPGDGFLDIYHEFVYDLGFNRLQEFAYEFLASVARDVTDTNPIGASGMESLIDEGDVLLSEIVPEAIRRLSDVTKFADFARAIIHMVYEDTNLYAWQWLTAEGIRYEQRKEMEIHSALDDDTMGVRAFTALKNMLLELGYTGIFVFVDEFESIARLSPKDEQATLNSIRHLMDQNSSGLCMLFGCAPEVWQDVMSEYHAFSERIGEEVALKPLTSENLYELVRDYLDQERLSSAENEGIDPFSEEALDLILQTSQGNIRQVLSMCSRILDDAAESQENKITAAWVEDNI; from the coding sequence ATGTCCGACGCATTCACGATCACCGACGAGCAGCAAGACTACTCACAGTACGACTTGGACGCGAATCCCTTCCCGTACAGTCCGGTACCCACTGAAGATCCCGGGATATACTGTGGCCAGCAGCACGTCTCGGACAAGATCAGCTCGACGGTTTCGTCGATGTTGTCTACTGGGAAGTCGAAGCATCTGGTGGTCACCGGAAAGTATGGGAATGGGAAGTCTCACACGCTCAAATACACGCGCTCGCTCCTCCGCGACCGCGATGATGTCATCGTAGGATACGTTGCCCAGCCTGGTGACGGATTCCTCGACATCTACCACGAGTTCGTCTACGATCTGGGCTTCAACCGACTCCAAGAGTTCGCGTACGAGTTCCTTGCATCTGTGGCGAGAGATGTCACCGACACAAACCCGATCGGTGCCAGTGGGATGGAATCACTGATTGACGAAGGCGATGTGCTGCTCTCGGAAATTGTCCCCGAGGCGATTCGCCGCCTCAGCGATGTGACGAAGTTCGCCGACTTTGCACGTGCCATTATCCACATGGTGTACGAGGACACGAATCTCTATGCGTGGCAGTGGCTCACCGCAGAGGGAATTCGATACGAGCAGCGCAAGGAGATGGAAATTCACAGCGCACTCGACGATGATACGATGGGTGTTCGGGCCTTCACCGCACTCAAAAATATGCTCCTCGAACTCGGCTATACCGGTATTTTCGTCTTCGTCGACGAGTTCGAGAGCATCGCACGCCTCTCACCCAAGGACGAACAGGCAACACTCAACAGCATTCGGCACCTGATGGATCAGAACAGTTCGGGACTATGCATGCTGTTTGGTTGCGCTCCCGAGGTCTGGCAAGACGTGATGAGTGAATACCATGCGTTTAGCGAGCGGATCGGGGAAGAAGTTGCTCTGAAACCGCTCACTAGTGAGAACCTCTATGAGTTGGTGCGTGATTATTTAGATCAAGAGAGGCTGTCTTCTGCTGAAAATGAGGGGATAGATCCCTTTTCTGAGGAGGCGTTGGATTTGATTCTCCAAACATCACAGGGCAATATCCGGCAGGTCCTATCTATGTGTAGCCGCATCCTCGATGATGCTGCAGAATCCCAGGAAAATAAAATTACAGCTGCTTGGGTCGAGGACAATATCTGA